The stretch of DNA CAGAGGGCACCTGGAGTGGGGGTGAcatgtggggtggggcagggacgCTCTCTGAGGAAATGCTGGATGGCAGAGTTTGAAGATGGGGGAAGaggccaagcaaggtggctcacaccataatcccagcactttgggaggccaaggtgggtggatagcctgaggtcaggagtttgagaccagcctggctaacacggtgaaaccccgtttctacgaaaaatacaaaaaattagctgggcgtggtggtgcatgcctgtagtcccagctacttcaggggctgaggcaggagaatggcttgaacgattggcaggtggagggtgcagtgagccaagatcgcgccactgcactccagcctgggcaacagagtgtgactccatctcaaaaacaataaagaagtaaaataaaaaagaagatgggGGAAGAATGTTCCAGGAAGAAGGAAAGTGATCTTCTCCGAGTGGGGGAGGAGGCTGCAGAGGCAGGAGGGGGTCTGGTCTCACGGAGAGTGCTGGGCCTGTCCAGAGGGAGGAGGGCTGGCTGGGACCTGCGGCCAGGCAGCTGCTCCCTCGGGATGCATTTTGAAAAAAGAACGAGAGGTGATGGAGCACACACAGGCCCACCCACAAGTGGCTCCCTCCCTGTGACCTGGGTCACCGTGCACAGGAGCTGGACAATGAGAATGTCCCGGCCCCACCAAAGAAACCAGACTCTGACCCAACTCAGAATGTCGGATTCCCTCAGCGCCGCAGCCTCTTCTCTTGCACCCAAAGCACGCCCTGCACTCCAGAGGCCTCCTGTGAGCCCCAGGTGTTCGGCCCCACCCAGCCCCTCTGGCCTGTCATGCCACACCAGTCCATGCCCTGTCCAGCCCACCCATACCACCCATGCCCCTGTAAACACTGACACCTCAGTACACCCTTTAAGGGCTGGGCTCAGGTGCCCCAAACGGCTCTTGCACTCAGAGCAGACCCTCTAAAGAATGAGgccagagtggtggctcatgcctgtaatcccagcacttttagaggctgaggcaggaagatcactttagcccaggggttcaagaccagcctgggcaacacagtgagaccgcGTCTCTAAAAAaagttgttgtatttttttgaggcagagtttcactcttgttgctcaggttggagtgcagtggtgtgatctcggctcaccgcaacctccgcctcctgggttcaattgattctcctgcctcagcctcctgagtggctgggattacaggtgtgcaccaccatgcccagctaaattttttgtattttcagtagagacggggtttcagcatgttggccaggatggtctcgatctcctgacctcgagatccactcccctcggacttccaaagtgggattacaggtgtgagccaccgcgtccggccgagactgggtaatttataaagaaaagagatttaattggcttacCGTTCCACAGGCCcctggaaacttaaaatcatggtggaaagtgaagagGACTAAGGCTCGTCTCACAGGGCGGGAGAAGGAGGGCGAGTGAGaaagggggaggtgccacaccttttaaacaagcagatctcgtgagaactccctATCGCGAGAACTCCCTATTGCGAGAACTTACTATCGCAAGAACTCACTCTTGAGAACGCAAGGGGGAACCTGCTCCCatcatccagtcacctcccagcagcccctcccacaATACCGGGGTTTACAATCTGGGATTTGGGCTGGGACAGAGATCCCAGGTGGCACCCCCACAACTCACTTCAGGCTCTAGCGTTGGCGGGGTCAGTGGCCTCTACCCCGGGGGGCACCCCTCGGTGAGAGAAGTCACTGGGCAGAGGGAGGCGGGCACCGCAGACTTCCAGGACCGCAGCCTTCCAGGACCGCAgccttccctccccactccctgctagcGGGAGTCACATCTGCCTCAGACCCACTGGGCAAAGGAAATGGGTGGCGGATCTACTCGCAGCAGCTGGTACCCACAGCCGGCAGGGCAGGTGGCTGCACAGAGCGAGGTGCCCTGTGCTGCGGGCACCCCACATTCGCACCGTGGGAGGGAGGGCTCAGCTCAGGCTCCAAGGCAGTGCAACGCCAGGAGGACGACCAGGACCCTCCCGTTCTGTGCCATCAGGGGTCGGCTCTGTAGGGCAGGTCCTGAGCCGAGGAGGGGAGAGAACCAGGGTGGAGGAGGCAAGCAGGAGTCACAAGAGGCAAGACAGAGGAGCCAGGCCGCGAATGGCTGGGCTGGGAAAGGCCCAAGGCTGAATTTAGAATGTTGAATGTGGGCATTACTGGGTTATGGACCCTCTGCGCCCAACCCTGTGACCACACAGCAGCCTTGAGTGAGCAGGCTCTTATGGAAATCCAGCATCCTCCTGGTCACATTCCACAGGCGTTGACGGGGTCCGCCCTCTTACACCATCCAGGGCCAGGTATGAGACACAGGCCTGACCACTCAGCACCCTCCCCATGCCAGCCATAGCTGGCTCAGAAGTGGACAGAGCACAGAAGCTGCCCACCCCAGGGGATCCCCCAGAGCTACCTGGAGAGCCCGACTTTTTTCCACTGGCAAAGCCTGAACTTTCAAGGTATAGACAGGGAGCTGTGGGCTTTATTCTGCAATTACATCACGACAGCCTGTGTGAGAGTGCAGCCCTCACAGAGGAGCACAGACAGGAGACTCCTGGACCCAGCCACGCCTGAAACCAACGGACCTCGCTCTGGTCACGCAAATCAACAAACGGCCCTGTGCCTAAGCCAGTTTGGGGCTGGTGTCGGCACTCAGGAGCCTACTCACCAACCAGGGACCGAGTTCCATGCTAGATCAACACTGGGGCAGAGACAGGCATCAGATGCGTGGCAAGGGTGGATGCAAGAATTCTGCAGGGACAGAAAAGCAGGGACAAAGGTGACCGGAGAAACGTAGGCTCCCAAGAAGTCAAAGCACTCTTGGGATTTGGGGGCTGGGACTGGGCCTCCTCCAGGCCTCAATGGACAGGAAGACCTCAGCTGACTCCAGTATgatccaaactttttttttttttgagacagagtttcgctcttgtttcccaggctggagtgcgatggcgtgatctcggctcaccgcaacctccgcctcctgggttcaggcaattctcccgcctcatcctcctgaatagctgggattacaggcacgcgccaccacgcccagctaattttttgtatttttagtagagacgggatttcaccatgttgaccaggatggtctcgatctcttgacctcatgatccacccgcctcggcctcccaaagtgctgggattacaggcttgagacccAAGCTTTTTAAGGTCTGAATAAGGGTTTGCAGTTGAGGTACTCCAGATTGCTTAATCTCctaatcttctctctctttttatttttagtttaagatggagtttcactctgttgcccaggctggagtgcagtggcgagatcttggctcactgcaacttccgcctccgaggttcaagcgattctcttgcctcatcctcccaagtagctgggactacagccgcatgccaccacgctgggctagtttttggtacttttagtacagacagggtttcactgtgttagccaggatggtctcgatctcttaacctcatgatctgcctacctccgcctcccaaagtgctgagattacgggcatgagccactgcgcctctctctaaaatttctttaaaaaacgaATCtttgctaagttgcccaggctgaatgcagtggctattcacggGCACtacagccctgaactcctgggctcaagcaatcctcttgcctcagcctcccaagtagctgccacCGTGCTGGGCTTGATCTCCTCTTGATAAACTCTTAGGTCATTTCCAGTTCCTTATTGCCAGCCACGTTCTGTACTGAGCATCCTGAGACACAGCTTTACCTGGTTTCTGCAGCTCCTGGGGTACAGAACACATTTGCCAATTATGCCCAATGGACCACTACCCCCATGTCAGAGCCCAGGAGGCAACTCCAACACGAGACAGGAAGCATGAGTTCCTTTTGCacaggaggaaactgagcctGTGAATGGGGCAGGAAGTTGCCCGAGGCTGGTTGCAGGTGTGAACTCCCTGATCTCCTGCCTAAAAGTATAGGCTCTGCGCCTGACAGAGGTACTTCAGGAGCCATGGACTCAGACCCCAGGGTGTCCAGTCTGGCCGTGCCCAGTCTTGCAGTGACTCCGTGGGTGAGATCTTTTCCCTCTCTGCATCTCTGTAATGCTAGCTATAAAATACAGGGAATCCTGAACTGGACTGCTCTTCAGAAATTCAAGGCACACACTGTCCAAGGAGCTCTAGACTCTGCATTAAAGAGTTCattcactgggcgtggtggctcatgcctgtaatcccagcactttgcgaggccaaagtgggcagatcacaaggtcaggagtttgagaccatcctggctaacacggtgaaaacccgtctctactgaaagtataaaaaactagccgggtgggGTGGTggacacatgtaattccagctccttgggaggctgaggcaggagagtcgcttgaattcaggaggcggaggttgcagtgagctgagattgtgccactgcactccagtttgggcaacatgagaatccatctcaaaaaaaaaaaaatgttcattaaaatgcACCCTCAGATTTTACAGTGTAGCGTTTCTGAAAAAGCAGCTGACAATGACTGAGCCCTCACTACATGGCACGGATTAATAATTAAGTCCTCGCAACAATCCTAGGTGGTAGGTATGATTATTCTCTCTACTCTCCAGATAGGAAAGTCACAGCACATAGAGGTTCCATAGCTTTCCTCGCTTCCCGTAATGTTCCGTTCAGGTTTTGGTATGAATGTTATATTGGCCTCATCAAATGAGTTGGGAAATACTCCCTCATTTTTAGTCTCTGGACAGGTTCGTATAAGACCGGCAGTGTTCCTTTAACCATTTAGAAGAATTTCTCAATGAAACCATCTGAACctagaatttttgaattttctttgtgggaagattttaaattacagattcaatgtatTTAATTGGTGTAGGACTatccagattttctatttcttttagggTCAGTTTTGGTAAATTGTGTatctaaaatttcaaatgtacTGTCGAAATGGACTCCACACGATCTTATTATCACTTTAGGGCTTGTAGTATTTATAGTGATGTCCTCTTTTTCATTCCTATTATGAAAgaaatttatattatcttttttcttatttaatctttccAGGGGTTTTATCAGTTCTATGAATCTTCAAAGAACTAATTTTTGGcttagttgatttttttctgatttttgctttattccattaatttctgctcttatttttattatttcctttcatctttggttttattgttctttttctagcGTCTTGAGTTGAAGCTTAGagcagtaattttctttttcttttcttttttttcttttttttttttgagatggagtcttgctctgttgtccaggctggactgtggtggcatgattgtggctcactgcaacctctgcctctgggattcaagcaattctcctacctcagcctcctgagtagttgggattaccggtgcctgccaccacacccggctcatttttttgtatctttagtagagacaggttttcaccatgttgactggctggtctcgaacactgagctcaggtgatctgcctgccttggcttcccaaaatgctgggattacagccatgagtcactGCGCTCTGCCTAATTTTCAATCTCTCTTCTAAAGCTGCAAAGCTCTAAGCAGTGTTTTCGTTGCATTGCAGAGCATTTGATATGTCATATTTTTCACTGTTGTTCTTGTCGACATATTTTACACCTTCCACTGTGATTATTGACCCACTGATTATTTAGAATTGTGCCATGTAATTTCCAAGCATTTGGAGACTTTCCAGTAATTTTCCTGTTAATGACTTTTGATTTAATTCAGAGAGAGTGCATTGTATGATTTCAGTCCTTCAAAACGTGCCGAGACTTGTATAAGGACGATGATATAGTTTATTTTGATAAACATTCTATGTGCACGTGGGAAGAATATGTATTTTACAGCTGTTGGGGGAAGTGTTGTCCATATGTGAAGTAGGTCACGTTGGTTAATCCTATTGTTCAAACTGTGTGAGGTTGATTGAAGGATAAAGAAATAAACCAGTGGGATAGAGTCCCGAAAcagcagacagacacacacacacacacacacagaaataaaccAGTGGGATAGAGTCCCGAAAcagaagacagacacacacacacacacacacacacacacttcagtcGATTTATGTTGAGATGTTGAGGACTCCTCCAATTCGGTGGGGAAAAAATGatgcttttcaataaatgatgccagGTCAATTGGATATCCACACGGAAAAAAAGGAGCTCTGGCGCCTACCACACCATTCACAATAATTAATATGTAATCAATCAGTAGATCCAAATATGAGCCCTAAAAcagcttctaaaagaaaacacaggaaaacatCCTAACAGAAAGGTACTAACCAGAAAGACAATATTGACAAATTGGACATCACTAAGGGTCCTGTTCATCACCAAAAGTAAACCACAGAATAGAGGAAGATATTTGCAATATCGTCAATAAATGCGAATCCAAGAATCCATCTACAATACAAAGGGCACGCGCATCCACAGTACAGAAAGAACCTCTACAAACGAAGACAGGCAGCCCAATTTCAAGTGGACCCGGCGAGCACGCAGGCGGCTGGGGCGGGCTCCAGGTCCCAGGTGCTCCGCTCGCTGGGCAGCTCCGGCCCGGTCGCCTTCTCCGGGCGCGTCCGGGGAACTCGCTCGGGCCTCCTTAAGCCGGGAGGCGGTCGGGGAAGCTCTGGCCGCGCCTCGCGACTCCGCCCCCGGGGCTGCCTTTCCCTCTGCAGGCCAAGCCCCTTTCCCTTAGAAGGCCAAGCCTCTCGCCGGCCCCGACTCGCGCGGTGCCCCCCTCGCCGCCCAGGCCCCCGACGCCGCGGCCGGAGCCCCCGGAGAGCGCGGGAAGCCCGGAGGACCTCGCGCCCCCGGCTCGGGCGTGGACGGGGCGGGCGCCGGGTGGGGCGCGCGTCCTCGCGGGTCTGAATGGAAGGGTCGAGgtcggcggcggcggcgagcGGCTCCTGAAGCCAGAACTCCACCCCGGCGCCCGCGCCATGCGGCGGGAGAGGTGAGCGCGGCGGGCGTGGCGTCCGTCCCCGGGGCACCCGCGGGGTGGGGGACACGCGCGGGACCGCGGGCGGCGGAGGCGGGCGGGGTCCGGGAGTCGCCGTGGGGACGAGCTGCGCCCTCCGCCCCGCCGCCCACGCGCTCGCCTTCGAGGGCGGCCCGGCGGCCGCGGGGATCTCAGGCCGCAGTCGGGTCCTTAAAGAACGTGGCGCGGGGTGTCTAAAGATTCGGGGCACAAAACACGAGCGCGGACCCGGCGCCGCTGCGGCCCTTCCCGAGGGCCACGCCcagccccgcgccccgcgccccgcgccccgcgccccacGCCGCCTCCCCTCCGCTCCCCTCCGCTGGGCTGAGCGCTTGTGCCCGCAGGTGCGGCGCCCCCCGCCCGCGTCGCCGCCATGGAGGTGCTGCGGCGCTCCTCCGTCTTCGCCGCCGAGATCATGGACGCCTTTGACCGCTCGCCCACCGACAAGGAGCTGGTGGCCCAGGCCAAGGCGCTCGGCAGGGAGTACGTGCACGCGCGGCTACTGCGCGCCGGCCTCTCCTGGAGCGCGCCCGAGCGCGCCGCGCCGTTCCCGGGGCGCCTGGCCGAGGTGTGCGCGGTGCTGCTGCGCCTGGGTGAGTGCGTGCGCTCCGGCGGGACCCCCAGCCGCGCCTCCTCCCCCTGCCGGGCCCAGCCTCCTCCGAGGCCGAGacgggggcggggtggggggggttgGCCCAGGGGCGCCCACCCCCTGACTGGGACGGCCAGGCATTCGGTACAGGCCCACCCGGGCGGGAGCCCCCCATCTGCCCTCTCCGGCCTCCCACACCGCAGGCCCCCCCACCGGCTGCCTGCTCAGCCCGGATTTCAGACACACTGGCCATAAACAATGGCAGGCTCCAGAAAGGATAATCTGTTAGTGGCTAAGCTTCCACAGTGACCCTTGTTCTCAGCTGGGCATGGAACCCTGTGTGAGCACGTGTCCCGatgtttattttggaaaacagatCCTTGCTGTTACTGGTGGAGATCCCGCCCGCTGCCCTCTGGATTCCATGGCCTCCGAGGCTCCCTTATTGGAAACTGCGCGCACCGGGCTGGGTAGCCGAAACCCTATTTAGTGGTGCTGTGAGGACTAATGGGGGTGCTCGGTTCTGGGGTCACACACAGCCCACTGGCTGCCCCCACCTTCCCCAAAGCCTGGACTGTAGAGGGTGGGACCGGCCCTGCTGTGTCCCCTTCCCAGAGCCGGGCTGGGGCTGTCACCCATGAATGTTTATTAGGTGCCCAGAGAGGGCACATGAGGCCCTTGTGGCCGAGCCCTGGAAGGGGAGGTGACAGCAGAGGAGAAACTGAAGCCGTGGCTCTCCAGGCAGCGGGTCAGGGTCAGAGGGCACGACTGTGTGAGGGACACACTGCCTCCTCTTGGGCCGATGTTGGCATGGGCTCTGGGTGGCCCCTGTCCTTGTGTGGTGGGCTGGGCCCGGAGAGCAAAGCTGAGTAGACCTGGCTTCCCCAGGAGCGTGTGTGACGTGGACAGAATCCATGGGGGACAGCACAGAGCCCCCAGGAGGAGATGGAGTCCCAgctgagaagggaagaagggagaggtcTCTGGGTGGGAGTGAGGGGGTTGGTGGGACTCTGTGAGACCGCCTGCCTACTGCTGTCTCCAGCGGGGCTCTGAGAATGACCCCAGGGGATCCTTTCAGGGGCTTCTGAGATGATTCCAGACCCCTGGAATGGCTGGAAGTCCCAGATGGCCAAGGGGGCCCCGGAGGGACAAAACTTTGACCAGTCTGCCCTCACAGCTGCTCAGGGTCAGTCCCTGGAGGCCAGCGCTGCCTCCCTGCCCTCGGCCAGCGCAGTTAGGAAGCCTGGGTTGTGTCCCCACCTTGAGTCTGGGGCCAGCCTGCAGCAGCCCCGGAGGTCTGTGTTAGGAGGAGCCGCTGGGTCAGGCCTGGGAATTTCCATgtcacccccccacccccgcctgcCTCCCCCGCCCATGCCTGCCCCCCTCTCCTGGGCTCTGCTTTGGTTCCAGATCTTAATTAATGAGATGCAGAGCAGCTGGCTCCAGGGATGAGGGCCCGCTTATCAGTCGGGATGGTCCAGCCACAGCATTTCCCTGTTTGCTTTGGCCGGATTGCCGGCTGGGCTGGGACTCCCGATCCCAGGGTCCTGTGGCATTCCCGGCACCATCTGCCCCGTGCCTGTGCACTGCTGCTGCCAAGGGCGCGGTGGGCCTGTCGGTGGCTATCCTTGGTCTCCAGAGCAGGGCTGATGCAGTGCCACTTCCAAGCATGTCCCCTTGGCAGCAGGAGCCGGGGTGGGTGTGGCATTGCGGGTGGCCCAGGACAGCAGCTCAGCCTCCACACCTGAGTGGTCCCTGAGCCAGGCGCTCGGGCTTCCCCCTGCCCTCACCCCCATGCTTtctgcccagcccctccccaggtTGGGCTCTGGCCGCCTGCCTGGTCCCTTCTGCTCTGGGCAGCTCTGCTGCCTGTCGGCCGTGAGTCACCAGCAGGCGCAGCCCACGCTCTCACAGGATTCCCGCCCCACCGGCTTGGCCGGCTCAGCCTAGGGGCTGGCTCCTCAGAGGGACAGGACTGGGGGCACCCTCAGCACTTCCTTGGTCTCCTGGTCCCTAGGGGCCAAGGTGGGGGGTGCTTAAGGGAAGTCAGATGGGGTCAAGTGGGGGTGAAAGTCAGACAGGTTGAATGAGGAACAGGACGGCCAGGTGGGGTCAGGTGCAGGGTATGCCCCAAGCCAGCTGTGTCCCAGGGAGCTGGGGCATGGGCCGCCTCTCACCTGCTCTTGCGCCCACACAGGGGATGAGCTGGAGATGATCCGACCCAGCGTTTACCGCAACGTGGCGCGCCAGCTGCACATCTCCCTACAGTCCGAGCCTGTGGTGACCGATGCATTCTTGGCCGTGGCCGGCCACATCTTCTCTGCAGGTATGCCCAGCCTGCCCATCCCCTGGGACCTCAGGGAGGGATCTGGGGTCTGCGGCTCAGTCTTACAGGGACCCCACGAGCCAGCCCCTGCCCATCCTGGCGCTGCCCAGTGCTCACTGGTACTATCTCGCTGCTGTAGATGTCTGGAACTGCCCAGCGACCAGTGCGGATCCTCAGGACTCAAACTACAGCATTCAGGGTCTCTCGTGGTTCTGTGGGTTGGCGGGCACGCTGGGCAGCTGGCACAGGCTTCTTGAGAGTTGTAATTGTGTCCAGCATCAGCGGGGCTGCATGACCTGCAGGCTTGCTGAGTGGCACGTCTTAGAGCTGCCTGGGGGGCCGCAGTGGCCCCCAAGGGGCACCTGGGCTTCTCACAGCACGGTGCTGCACCCCAAGGAGTGTCCGGGAGCAAGCTTCCCAGGCAGCTCCCAAGTGGACATTGCCGGGCTGTGATGTACCCTCAGAAGTCACGAGTCAGTCTGCCAGATTCTGCTGGTCAGAGGCGAGCCTCAGGGCTCCAGCATCCAGGGAGGGGACAGCACGGGGGCAGGAGGTCCAGGAAGACTGGCTCTCGGGGATGTCCGGAAAACAGCAGCACATCTCACCTGGCTGTGCCTGCCTCACCCATGACCCTCCTGGGCATGTCCGTCTGCCCGGAGAGGCAAAAACCCAGTTCTGCCCCCTTGTTCCTGTTGCTCCGGCTGCCCACCTGCTTCCAGGCCCACAGGAGGCTCAGGGCTTATCTACCCTGCTTGGTGCCCCACTGTTTGCTTGTCCAGTAGCCCCGGCTGGCTTTGCCCAGTGTGGCTTCTGTCTGCTTGCCCCAAGTCATCAGGTCTGGCCCTGCAGACCTCGGCTCCCTGCCTTTGACGCTCTGTGACCCTGAGTCCCATCCTGGCACCCCAAGCTATGAGTGGCCCCTGGGTGTGGCGGGCACGTAGCACCGCTGTTGGGGAGGGTGGTGCGACTCCCTGATCGGCACGGCCCTCAGGTGTTTTCCAAGTGCTGTCGGGTGCTGGGCACAGCTCCAGGCAGTGACCCTGGGGTTAGCAGGATTCCCTGAAGCTTGCAGGAGGGGAATGCTGTTCACTCGGGCTGGCTTTTTGGAAGACCCCTGGCAGCAGGGAGGCCTCGCCAGCCCTTGTCTGGGAGCCAGTCTGGATCTGTGGCCGATCAGCTGTGTGACCGTGGCTGCTGTCACCTCTGTGGCCTCAGCTGCCTTGTCTGCAGCAGCAGGAGCTGGGCTTCGGGCAGAGGCGCCAGGGGAAGCCACACGCTTGCTGCAGGAGATGCATGCTACCCCTGGGGGACCCTCAGAGCCAGGGGCCTTCAGATGGCCTCAGGACCTCCACCCATCGGAGGGCAAGGGGAAGAGGCCAGGAATGTGAGGACAACTGCGTCTGGCTCCTCCAGACCCCACCCTTGTGGGGTAACCCCTCCCCTCCCAGGCTTCTCCGACCGCTGGTGGGCTGGCCAGAGGCCCAGGGACAGAGTGGGGCTGACACCCTTGACTGGAGGCCAGGGGAGCAGGGGCCATGGGCCTCTCCAGTGCCACGATTTCTCAGTGCTGACCTCCCTGGGCAGAAGACACCTCAGCTGCTCAGCGGGAAGGCTGAGTCCTAGAATGGGGGTCCAGGTGGGGGCTGCCCCGGGGCTTGTCTGGCTGTCGCAGCACATACTGGAGCGCCCCAGACCACACAAGGGGAGGAACAGTGACCGCGCGCTGTGGTGTGGGGGTCAGGAGGCGGTGCTGAGCTGGGTGCAGGCGGGACTCTGTGTGATGCTCCTGGGGTGGCCTCAGAGCCTGGACTGTGTCACTGCTCCCCTGTTCCTCCGAGAGATCGTAAATGAATCCTCTTTGGCAGTTTGGCTCCTAGGCCCCCACGTGGCAGTGAGCTTTGCTGGAGGCAGCCAGGCCCAGGCCAGGCTGAGGCATGTCATGGGGCAGACCTGGGTGGGCTGGGGGTGCAtatgggtgggggctggggcgTGGGCTGGTGGGTGTGGCTCAGGGGCaggggggcagaggggagggaggcagggtccATGGCACAGTGGGGGCGGGAGGAGCTGAAGAGCTGGTGAGCTGATGCCTGCCCCTCCAGCCTGCAGGGTGACGGGGCAGGCGCCTGGAGGAGGAGTGGGTGGGGCCCAGGAAGGAAGCCAGGAGCGGAAGGCATCCTGGGCTGATGACCACCCTCAGCCTTCCCTTGGCCGACGCCAGTGCGTGGGTGGCCACCCGGGTGTCTGCCTCAGGGCCACTGGGTTTACGAGCCACAGGCTGGCTTTAAAAGGAACAGTCATTTCTGAGAAtgcagcagtctgcccagaggtGGGGCAGGCCCTGGGAGGTGGGCCTCCCTGTTCAGCAGGGAGAGAGGACGGGGCCAGGAGGCCCTGcctgcctggccttgcctgaGCAGTGCCTGGCCTGAGGTGGGGGCGGTGCCTAGGAAGGCTCTGGTTCTGGGTGGACGTCTGGGGGGCCGGGGAGAGCTGAGGAGAAAGGTGATGGCAGGGATGAGTGGGCGCACAGCTGACAGGGGACGTGGTAGGGGTCACCGGCCAGGCAGCCCAGGGTTTGTGTAGAGTTCCATTTAAATCTCGTGGTTTTCGAGCCGGGCATGacggttcacgcctgtaatcccagaactttgggaggctgaggcggtggatcacctgagatcgggagtttgagagcaggctggccagcatggtgaaaccctgtctgtactgaaaatacaaaaaattagccaggtgtggtggcaggcacctgttatcccagcgataaaagagaccaaggcaggagaaacacttgaacctgggaggcgtaggtggcagtgagccgagattgcactccagcctaggcaactctgtctcaaaaaaaaaaaaaaaaaaaatctcgtgGTTTTCACAGTAAAGCCGGAGCCCGCTCCCCTGCAGTCAGCGTCCGCCACCCACCCAGCACTGCAGGCTTGTCCCACAAAggcccagctctgcccctgtggcagCCTCCACGCTGCACCCGCTGCTAGGCTGAGGCTCAAGAACCGAGTGGCCTGCCATggatttcttaacctctctgaatctcagagCTGCCTGACTAGGGACAGAGGGCAGGGCTGCCCCTCTGCCCTCACTGGCTCCCAGACTGTGCCCCTCAGGCCTGCTGGCAGCTGCCCCCCGTCCCTCTTCACCCTTTGTCCATCCCAGTCCTCCTCATTTTGGGCCCTTTTGCCTCCAGGGCGAGCCTCCAGCCTCCAAGTGCTTTACTGTCCTTGCCTCCCTGCCGGAGGCTCCTCCCACGCCAGCC from Callithrix jacchus isolate 240 chromosome 6, calJac240_pri, whole genome shotgun sequence encodes:
- the BOK gene encoding bcl-2-related ovarian killer protein; this translates as MEVLRRSSVFAAEIMDAFDRSPTDKELVAQAKALGREYVHARLLRAGLSWSAPERAAPFPGRLAEVCAVLLRLGDELEMIRPSVYRNVARQLHISLQSEPVVTDAFLAVAGHIFSAGITWGKVVSLYAVAAGLAVDCVRQAQPAMVHALVDCLGEFVRKTLATWLRRRGGWTDVLKCVVNTDPGLRSHWLLAALCSFGRFLKAAFFVLLPER